CCGCCTTGCTTGTCTCGATGGCGGCCTTCTCCACGTTGGTCTCGACGACATAGATGGCCCCTTGCTGGTCATGGACTAGCTTTGCGAGGTCCACGAAGATCTCGTTGATCTCAGCGATCTCCTGCTGGATCTTGCATATCTCCCGCTCCCTCTCCTCGACGAGGGCCTCGTTGAAGGTGATCTCGTTGTCCAGCAGGGCTAGCTCCTGCGTCCTCCGTGATTccaccagctgctgctgctgctgcatctgGATGTTGTTGTATTGCTGATCGGCGGCGCCGGCAGTGGCATTGGCATTGTTCAGTTGTGATGATCCTATGGGAGAGCCGCCGTAGCTGGGCGGCGACGGAGGAGGAAACATCGGCGGCACAcgacgggcggcggcggcggtttcCTGGCGATCGGCCTCGATGATCCGGCCCTGCACCCACTGGAACTCCCTGAGCGCGGCCTGGAAGTCCGTGGCCAGGTTGGGcccgacggcagcggcggcggcggggtcggCCAGCCTCCGCGCCGTATTCCGAGCCAGGCGCGTGACGTCGGCGCGCGCCCTGCGGATGCGCTCCCGGACCACGCGggcgtcgccggcgccggcggcgatcTCGTGCGAGAGGCGGCGGAGCTCCGACACCTTGGTGTTGATCTGGAAGACGCAGTGCGCCACCACGGCatgtggcggcggcggaggacgaGGAGGCAGGCCCGCCTCCAGGTCGTGGCAGACGTCCTGGAAACTCATCGGCGTGGCGGCTGTCGCGCGCTGTGAGCCGGGGCGTCTGATCCTTCAATGCTGCTGGCGATCTGCGTAGGGAGCGGAGGACTCGTATTTAAGGAcggcgcggcggtggcggtggcggtgtcgCTGGTGAAGCCTGCTGAAACGGAGGCGGCGAGTCGGAGTCGGGCCGAGCGGTCGACTTTATCTTACGTCCGTACCGGACTTCGGAGGCAGCGTTGAAACGGAGACGGTAACCCTTCCAATTGCTTGGCAGCCGCCAGCGTGAGAGGGAGTCAGGCACGGAAAGGACTGAATATAGATGGATTTGCATATGCGGAATGCGGAATACATGTCGGGGAAGAAGAGGACAACGCAGAAATCGTTCACAATTTTTGTTTAGAGATTATAGAGAAGAAAAtaagatgttttttttttgtaaaaaaagaagaagaattgtttagattagagaagaaaataagatgttttttgtaaaaaaatgaaggaaaagaaaaataccAAGCTCAGTTGGTGCTCAGTTCATCTGAATTATGGGAGAGATGAATGTGACAACTCGTGTAGTCACGAGAGCATGTCATCATCGCTCGGTTATACACTATTGGGGTGAGATAGCTTGGAACCCGTGACCTCAGGTTAAGAGATCAAACAAGCCAACCAAATTTTCCATCAACCCGTTATTGTGAAGCTGGGGCACAGATTAAGATTAAATTGTCTGAACAAAACAGCTGGAGTCCATCAGCAATGATATCATCCACGTCAGCAGGAAAACAATTTCCGTCCAATTTACATTCGACGGCTAATTATGGGCATGGTTGGCTTTCAATTCTTGCCCAGCCAAAACCATGGCATACCAAAATTTGTAGTTATTAATTGGTTCATTGTCAAAAAATTGGCATACCAATATGTTGACACCAAATTTTGACCGGAATACAAAAGAACCTTGAATTTCGGAATCTGCTGGAGAAAGCAGAGATATTTGCAAAAATCGGCTAAGCGAGTTGCCGTTCGAAGCAGCTAAAACGAGGTGACGTCATCATTTCAAGGGTGAGCCGGGTCAGCAAAGGATGGCGGTAACCTGAAACAAGAAGACACTGTGGACTCCGTAGAAAGAAAAATTTGGAGTCCAAATTATCTTAATTTAgtatattttgttttcttttttaagTTTTGTAATCGGTTTTGATTGATCAGTACTCATAGTCAAGCctcaggtataaatattagacacCGGCTATTATAATAGACATCTCTCATCGATCAATcaaacaagtacctttacttttcggcTTACGCCACctcgtaggagtaggagtagagtagatctcggcgagttcttcgggcaagcagggctgcatcggttaggtccGACCTCCGGTTTGTTTGTGAGTATCCGTCACGACTTATACTTTGtttataaggctgcatcggttaggtctgacctcttgtaagctttgtataagttagttatcaacttTTATCAGtaattgtaaggttgcatcggtctGGCTCGATCTCATACAATTTCTGGTACAAGTTATCCCtcgattcttatcaaaatttgtaaggttgcatcgatccggctTGATCTCATGCAAATTTTGATACGGATTAGTTATCGGTTAAATCTATTAAGATTGGTAGGGTTTTCTTACTGTTTTTAATAGATTTGGTAGTCATCGATCTGGTTATCATTGGTATTCTTATTATTTGTAACAACATCACTCCTCACCCGATTAAGATCGAAACGAATCGGCTTTATATCTCTTTAAGCTATCGTCTTGTCGCTTTACATCGTCTAGATCTCACTTTTGACGATGGTTTTGGCTAGATTAGTCATTTTATTTAAATATTGATCGAAGCTAGCATGTGGTAAAGGCGTGTTTGatcctaagtaaagcttgttagTTGATGAAATCTAGTCTAGAATTGTTATTATGGCCACCATCGATCCAGTGGACCCCCACTGTGAGCACTATAGATTAAAAATTATTAATTAATAAGTCTTGCTTATGGTCAAATATAGTCTTTGGCTGCATGCTATGTtcgcatcggctatttagccgatcgcTCGCGCTTTTCACGATCGTAACATGCTTTTCACGATTCTGTTAAGTGTGAATgaattcatattctttgaaggtttaatctgttatctttattatggctatcatcgatccgatcgaactccactgttagagataatagGTTGGATCTGATAGGTTTATGGATCTGTCCATGTTTAATGGCTGAGTGTTTACATGTTATGAGCTTACCTTCAccgaaatcggctattttagccgatagcccGCTTGTTGAGAATATACTAGCTATTCATATGTTTGTACTTGTTCTTATTCTGGTCAAAAGCTAGtatgtgtaacacctctggtgttttgacctagcactaaaatttgacatgtcatcatatgcattgcaaagcattcatatagtataaagttttgaatgcattcactaaataaggtttagttcataatgttgttatttcatgtgatgtgatttaaaatcctaaataaagatcatg
The nucleotide sequence above comes from Miscanthus floridulus cultivar M001 chromosome 18, ASM1932011v1, whole genome shotgun sequence. Encoded proteins:
- the LOC136523674 gene encoding syntaxin-22-like; translation: MSFQDVCHDLEAGLPPRPPPPPHAVVAHCVFQINTKVSELRRLSHEIAAGAGDARVVRERIRRARADVTRLARNTARRLADPAAAAAVGPNLATDFQAALREFQWVQGRIIEADRQETAAAARRVPPMFPPPSPPSYGGSPIGSSQLNNANATAGAADQQYNNIQMQQQQQLVESRRTQELALLDNEITFNEALVEEREREICKIQQEIAEINEIFVDLAKLVHDQQGAIYVVETNVEKAAIETSKAEEQLSRAALTHETSSSMKCLLITVFGLVMFIFALVSVA